The DNA region CCTACGGGACGACGCCCGAGAAACTCCGCGACGGACTCGACCTCGTGACGACCCGCGAGGCGGTCTGGGTGATGCCCGGCCTCCCGTTCATCGTCCCGATGTTCGTCGGTCTTTTCGTCGCGCTCCTCTACGGCGACATCCTCTTCGGGATCCTGGGCGCGGTTGGGTTGGTCTGACCGTCGAAAACGCAGAAGACATATCGGTCGGACCCGCAACTATCCAGCTATGACCGTCGACGTGGATTTCGGCGAGAACGGACTCGTCCCCGCCGTCGCCCAGGACGCCGACTCCGGCGAGGTGTTGATGCTCGCGTACGTCTCGCCCGAAGCCCTCGAACGCACCCGAGAGACGAGTCGCGCGCACTACTACTCGCGCAGTCGCGACGAGCTCTGGGAGAAAGGCGCGACGAGCGGCCACACCCAGGAAGTAAAAGAAGTTCGGGTCGACTGCGACGCCGACACGCTGCTGTACCTCGTCGACCAGTCCGGCGGCGCGTGCCACACCGGCCACCGCTCC from Haloprofundus halobius includes:
- the hisI gene encoding phosphoribosyl-AMP cyclohydrolase, coding for MTVDVDFGENGLVPAVAQDADSGEVLMLAYVSPEALERTRETSRAHYYSRSRDELWEKGATSGHTQEVKEVRVDCDADTLLYLVDQSGGACHTGHRSCFYRTVDGEHVGERVFDPDDVY